The following coding sequences lie in one Sphingobium sp. KCTC 72723 genomic window:
- the rpmA gene encoding 50S ribosomal protein L27 — protein sequence MAHKKAGGSSRNGRDSEAKRLGVKKFGGQEVIGGNIIIRQRGTRVYPGRNVGMGKDHTLFALGEGRVVFHAGKQGRKYVSVDAMAQAAE from the coding sequence ATGGCACATAAGAAAGCTGGCGGTTCGTCGCGCAACGGTCGTGATTCGGAAGCCAAGCGCCTTGGCGTTAAGAAGTTCGGCGGTCAGGAAGTGATCGGCGGCAACATCATCATTCGTCAGCGCGGCACCCGCGTCTATCCCGGCCGCAACGTCGGCATGGGCAAGGACCATACGCTGTTCGCGCTCGGTGAAGGCCGCGTGGTATTCCACGCCGGCAAGCAGGGCCGCAAATATGTGTCGGTCGATGCCATGGCGCAGGCCGCAGAATAA
- a CDS encoding metal-dependent hydrolase, whose amino-acid sequence MTPTDLTITPRDRRFGRGQGSARHWLNGDPIATAFFNALSITFPRGEAYFIDSVRAFRDDVPERLGREIAAFIKQEVVHSREHLAFNRQVSDNGYDVSVLDADVVRLLDLARQRPPIISLAATMALEHFTAILAHELLRDPRHLNGAEPEAAALWRWHAIEEIEHKGVAHDTWMHATRDWSRAKRWRIKALMMLIVTKHFLHHRARGMMKLLRQDGVTGVRAWGGLLRYALVRPGILRRVARPWIGYFLPGFHPWRVDDRALIALADSDYADARMVPTPA is encoded by the coding sequence ATGACCCCGACCGACCTGACCATCACCCCGCGCGACCGCCGTTTCGGGCGCGGGCAAGGATCGGCCCGACATTGGCTGAACGGCGATCCGATCGCCACGGCTTTCTTCAACGCCCTGTCGATCACCTTCCCGCGCGGCGAAGCCTATTTCATCGACAGCGTCCGCGCCTTTCGCGACGACGTGCCGGAACGGCTGGGGCGGGAAATCGCGGCCTTCATCAAGCAGGAAGTGGTCCACAGCCGCGAACATCTGGCCTTCAACCGGCAAGTGAGCGACAATGGCTATGACGTGTCGGTGCTGGACGCCGATGTGGTCCGGCTGCTCGACCTCGCCCGGCAACGCCCGCCGATCATCAGCCTGGCCGCGACCATGGCGCTGGAACATTTCACCGCGATCCTGGCCCATGAACTGCTGCGCGATCCGCGCCACCTGAACGGAGCAGAGCCGGAAGCGGCCGCGCTGTGGCGCTGGCACGCGATCGAGGAAATCGAGCATAAAGGCGTTGCCCATGACACATGGATGCACGCGACTCGTGACTGGAGCCGGGCGAAACGCTGGCGCATCAAGGCGCTGATGATGCTGATCGTGACGAAGCATTTCCTGCATCACCGTGCGCGCGGAATGATGAAATTGTTGCGGCAGGACGGGGTGACCGGCGTGCGGGCATGGGGCGGGTTGCTGCGCTATGCGCTGGTCCGGCCGGGCATATTGCGCCGCGTGGCGCGGCCATGGATAGGTTACTTCCTGCCGGGCTTTCACCCGTGGCGGGTGGACGACCGGGCGCTGATCGCGCTGGCCGACAGCGATTATGCCGATGCGCGGATGGTGCCGACCCCGGCTTGA
- a CDS encoding TetR/AcrR family transcriptional regulator gives MSIKRSRLSPDESRHAAVEAARILLIEAGPQAVTLKAVAGRIGRTHANLLHHFGSAAGLQKALAAHLGDTITATIGEAVDAARRGEVAPRLIVDMTFDAFDAGGAGALASWMLASGNEDALDPVVEAIHRLVDKLVATALTPDLGDVIRDNTLMLVLLALGDSQMGGPMASSLGLPREKAREIATRSLIAALMAEAAAFAATKAAQAKV, from the coding sequence ATGTCAATAAAGCGGTCCCGCCTCAGCCCCGATGAAAGCCGCCATGCCGCCGTGGAAGCCGCGCGCATCCTGTTGATAGAGGCCGGACCGCAGGCCGTGACATTGAAAGCCGTGGCCGGGCGAATCGGGCGGACGCACGCCAATCTGCTCCACCATTTCGGGTCGGCGGCGGGCCTGCAAAAGGCGCTGGCCGCGCATCTGGGTGATACGATTACCGCGACGATCGGCGAAGCGGTGGACGCAGCGCGCCGGGGCGAAGTCGCGCCGCGCCTGATCGTCGACATGACGTTCGACGCTTTCGACGCCGGTGGTGCGGGGGCGCTGGCCAGCTGGATGCTGGCATCGGGCAATGAAGATGCGCTCGACCCGGTGGTAGAAGCGATCCACCGGCTGGTCGATAAGCTGGTCGCCACGGCGCTGACCCCGGACCTGGGCGATGTGATCCGCGACAATACGCTGATGCTGGTTTTGCTCGCGCTGGGCGATTCGCAAATGGGCGGGCCGATGGCTTCCTCACTGGGCCTGCCACGCGAAAAAGCGCGCGAAATTGCCACGCGCAGCCTGATTGCCGCACTAATGGCCGAAGCGGCGGCCTTTGCCGCGACCAAAGCAGCACAAGCCAAGGTTTAA
- the proB gene encoding glutamate 5-kinase codes for MNPLSGFPPALIRRLVIKIGSALLVDPAGEVRVDWLRTLVADVAARKAAGQQIIIVSSGAIALGARRLKLPKGGRGSLEDAQAAAATGQIALSQCWASLLDERGITAAQMLVTLDDLENRRRYLNASATLDRLMALGVVPVVNENDSVATAEIRFGDNDRLAARIGQAARADAVVLLSDVDGLYTANPHVDASAMLIDTIERIDARIAAMADSGSASGMGSGGMTSKIEAAKIATGAGAHLAIISGKIDAPLTHWAGGGKGSIFLAAPAKRARKGWLAGRLTVRGRIIVDAGAERALGKGNSLLPAGVASVEGLFARGDVVDIVATDGRVIARGLIEYDSDAAVKIAGKRSEDIAMLLGEMPRSVLVHRDHMAMV; via the coding sequence ATGAACCCCCTCTCCGGCTTTCCCCCTGCGCTGATCCGCCGCCTTGTCATCAAGATCGGCTCTGCCCTGCTGGTCGATCCGGCAGGTGAGGTGCGCGTCGACTGGCTGCGCACGCTGGTCGCCGATGTCGCCGCGCGCAAGGCCGCCGGGCAGCAGATCATCATCGTCTCATCGGGTGCGATCGCGCTGGGCGCACGGCGGCTGAAACTGCCCAAGGGCGGACGTGGCAGCCTGGAAGATGCACAGGCGGCGGCGGCCACCGGGCAGATCGCGCTGTCGCAATGCTGGGCCAGCCTGCTGGACGAACGCGGCATCACCGCCGCGCAGATGCTGGTGACGCTGGACGATCTAGAAAATCGCCGCCGCTACCTGAACGCCTCGGCCACGCTCGACAGGCTGATGGCGCTGGGCGTCGTTCCGGTGGTCAATGAAAATGACAGCGTGGCGACGGCGGAAATCCGCTTTGGCGATAATGATCGGCTTGCGGCGCGTATCGGACAGGCGGCACGGGCTGACGCAGTTGTCCTGCTGTCGGACGTTGACGGGCTTTACACCGCCAACCCGCACGTCGATGCGAGCGCCATGCTGATCGACACCATAGAGCGCATCGACGCGCGAATCGCGGCCATGGCCGACAGCGGCTCCGCATCCGGCATGGGATCGGGCGGCATGACGTCGAAGATAGAGGCCGCGAAGATCGCAACAGGGGCGGGCGCGCATCTGGCCATCATATCGGGCAAGATCGACGCGCCGCTGACCCATTGGGCGGGCGGCGGCAAGGGGTCGATCTTCCTCGCCGCGCCGGCCAAGCGCGCGCGCAAGGGCTGGCTGGCCGGACGGTTGACGGTGCGCGGGCGCATCATCGTGGATGCAGGCGCGGAACGGGCGCTGGGCAAGGGCAACAGCCTGCTGCCCGCAGGGGTCGCCAGCGTCGAAGGGCTGTTCGCGCGGGGCGATGTGGTGGACATCGTGGCGACCGACGGCCGGGTGATCGCGCGCGGCCTGATCGAATATGACAGCGACGCCGCCGTGAAGATCGCGGGCAAACGCAGCGAGGATATTGCCATGCTGCTGGGGGAAATGCCCCGGTCGGTGCTGGTCCATCGCGACCATATGGCGATGGTATAA
- a CDS encoding GNAT family N-acetyltransferase, protein MFARTPRLILRPGWMEDAHALAHAIGDVSILRNLTRAPCPYGLADAQQFLALPHDPRLPRLLAFTRTQGAPRLVGGCGVTRADDGVPELGYWIARPYWGLGFATEAARAVIGMARAHGVTGIRAAHFADNPASGNVLRKLGFAYSGRIEWRFSPARQAQADCLLFEEGEMMRLCADPAMDLYGDALPAMAA, encoded by the coding sequence ATGTTCGCCCGTACCCCCCGCCTGATCCTGCGTCCGGGCTGGATGGAAGATGCCCATGCGTTGGCCCATGCCATTGGCGATGTGTCGATATTGCGCAACCTGACCCGCGCGCCCTGCCCCTATGGGCTGGCCGATGCGCAGCAATTTCTGGCCCTGCCGCACGATCCGCGCCTGCCGCGCCTGCTGGCCTTCACCCGCACGCAGGGCGCACCGCGTCTGGTCGGCGGATGCGGCGTCACCCGCGCCGACGATGGCGTGCCGGAACTGGGTTACTGGATCGCGCGTCCCTATTGGGGGCTGGGATTTGCCACCGAAGCGGCCCGTGCCGTCATCGGCATGGCGCGCGCGCATGGCGTGACTGGCATCCGCGCCGCCCATTTCGCCGACAACCCCGCGTCGGGCAATGTCCTGCGCAAGCTGGGCTTTGCCTATAGCGGGCGAATCGAATGGCGGTTCAGCCCCGCGCGTCAGGCGCAGGCCGATTGCCTGCTGTTTGAGGAAGGCGAGATGATGCGCCTGTGCGCTGATCCGGCGATGGACCTCTATGGCGACGCCCTGCCCGCTATGGCGGCGTAG
- the rplU gene encoding 50S ribosomal protein L21, which produces MFAIVRTGGKQYRVAAGDKIVVEKMAGEAGDKITLDDVLLAGEGGELKDVSGLTVAAEIIAQAKGEKVIVFKKRRRHNYRRKNGHRQRHTILKIVAIGA; this is translated from the coding sequence ATGTTCGCTATCGTGCGCACAGGCGGCAAGCAGTATCGCGTCGCCGCCGGAGACAAGATCGTCGTCGAAAAGATGGCCGGTGAAGCCGGTGACAAGATCACGCTGGACGACGTCCTGCTGGCCGGTGAAGGCGGCGAACTCAAGGACGTGAGCGGCCTGACCGTCGCGGCCGAGATCATCGCGCAGGCGAAGGGCGAGAAGGTCATCGTCTTCAAGAAGCGTCGCCGCCACAATTATCGCCGCAAGAACGGCCACCGTCAGCGCCACACGATCCTGAAGATCGTGGCAATCGGCGCCTAA
- a CDS encoding GNAT family N-acetyltransferase: protein MTAPPILHTDRLILRAHAVADYPACQALWADRQVVRHIGGSPQDAQAVWFRLLRYAGMWSLLGYGMWVIEDRATGALLGEAGLLSAARGLPELDAVPEAGWVLGRQGWGQGIATEAMAAILRWADAHLDAPAIRCIIEPDHDASIRVAEKLGFVPLRDATLGAKPIRLFERHRALL from the coding sequence ATGACGGCTCCCCCGATACTCCACACCGACCGGCTGATTCTGCGCGCTCATGCCGTCGCCGACTATCCCGCCTGTCAGGCGCTATGGGCCGACCGACAGGTCGTGCGCCATATCGGCGGATCGCCGCAGGATGCGCAGGCTGTGTGGTTTCGCTTGCTGCGCTATGCGGGCATGTGGTCGCTGCTGGGCTACGGCATGTGGGTGATCGAGGATCGCGCGACCGGCGCGTTGCTGGGTGAGGCGGGGTTGCTGAGCGCCGCGCGCGGCCTGCCCGAACTGGACGCTGTGCCGGAGGCAGGCTGGGTGCTGGGGCGACAGGGCTGGGGCCAAGGCATCGCCACCGAAGCGATGGCCGCGATCCTCCGCTGGGCCGACGCGCATCTGGACGCACCCGCCATCCGCTGCATCATCGAACCCGATCATGATGCGTCGATCCGGGTTGCGGAGAAGCTGGGCTTCGTGCCGCTGCGCGACGCGACATTGGGGGCCAAGCCGATTCGCCTGTTCGAACGGCACCGGGCGTTGCTATGA
- the obgE gene encoding GTPase ObgE: MHFLDQAKIFIKSGWGGPGAVSFRREKYEEYGGPDGGNGGKGGDIIFEAVAGLNTLIDFRYTQHFKAQRGTPGMGKNRYGAGGKDLIVKVPVGTQLLSDPKPIEGSEDEDGIPDYEEQEILADFTEVGQRVTFLRGGDGGRGNMSYKTSTNRAPRQHGTGWPGQEMWVWLRLKLLADVGLVGMPNAGKSTLINQVTNTKAKVGAYAFTTTKPQLGVVLHKQREFVLADIPGLIAGAAEGVGIGDRFLGHIERCRVLLHLIDATGDDPVEAFHIVQDELSAYGEGLDEKPQIVALNKGDLLGPELMEDIADQLREEGVEDVFIISAGTGDGVEALLDAILPIVGQALEDADPDGAEGEEGESTWSPL; this comes from the coding sequence ATGCATTTTCTCGATCAAGCAAAAATTTTCATCAAGTCCGGCTGGGGCGGTCCCGGTGCGGTCAGTTTCCGGCGCGAAAAATATGAGGAATATGGCGGCCCCGACGGCGGCAACGGCGGCAAGGGCGGCGACATCATCTTCGAAGCGGTAGCGGGCCTCAACACCCTCATCGACTTTCGCTATACCCAGCATTTCAAGGCACAGCGCGGCACGCCGGGCATGGGCAAGAACCGCTATGGCGCGGGCGGCAAAGACCTGATCGTCAAGGTGCCGGTCGGCACGCAGCTCCTGTCCGATCCCAAACCGATCGAAGGCAGCGAGGACGAAGACGGCATCCCCGATTATGAGGAGCAGGAAATCCTGGCCGACTTCACCGAAGTCGGGCAGCGCGTCACCTTCCTGCGCGGCGGCGACGGCGGGCGGGGCAACATGTCCTACAAGACCAGCACCAACCGCGCTCCGCGTCAGCATGGCACGGGCTGGCCGGGTCAGGAAATGTGGGTGTGGCTGCGGCTGAAACTGCTGGCCGATGTCGGGCTGGTGGGGATGCCGAACGCTGGCAAGTCGACGCTGATCAATCAGGTGACCAATACCAAGGCCAAGGTCGGCGCCTATGCCTTTACCACGACCAAGCCACAGCTGGGCGTGGTGCTGCACAAGCAGCGCGAATTCGTGCTGGCCGATATTCCAGGCCTGATCGCGGGCGCGGCCGAAGGCGTGGGGATCGGCGACCGCTTCCTGGGCCATATCGAGCGGTGCCGCGTGCTGCTGCACCTGATCGACGCGACGGGCGACGATCCGGTCGAGGCGTTCCATATCGTGCAGGACGAACTGTCCGCCTATGGCGAAGGGCTGGACGAAAAGCCGCAGATCGTCGCGCTCAACAAGGGCGACCTGCTCGGCCCGGAGCTGATGGAGGACATTGCCGACCAGTTGCGCGAAGAAGGCGTGGAGGATGTGTTCATCATCTCCGCCGGGACGGGCGACGGGGTCGAAGCGCTGCTGGACGCGATTCTGCCGATCGTGGGACAAGCGCTGGAGGATGCGGATCCTGACGGAGCCGAGGGCGAAGAAGGCGAAAGCACATGGTCGCCGCTCTGA